One window of the Esox lucius isolate fEsoLuc1 chromosome 8, fEsoLuc1.pri, whole genome shotgun sequence genome contains the following:
- the xcr1a.1 gene encoding chemokine XC receptor 1 isoform X1, with translation MAARTGKLDFLKFYFYNDLEDYPNSTFLYDEDYNDEVCDTTSVVEFASVVTPAFFSMVITLSLAGNILVLVILAKYENLKSLTNIFILNLAISDLVFTFGLPFWASYHIWGWTFGWILCKTVNFVFYTGFYSSILFLTVMTFHRYLAVVYPLSDHGSQRGCYGVTVSLVIWMVSFGVAVPALIFSSVQNHVHDKGYRLYCEYNDLNWRNVSSYQQMVFFLGAFMVMGFCYIMILKTVFRSRSHMRTRTVKLIFSIVAVFFLGWAPYNVVILLMLLTKNNTCDSNKILDYGLSVCRLIAFSHCCLNPVFYAFVGTKFRKHLQSILQKCFHRRSTMEAQQNRPAIIPSMGSMY, from the exons ATGGCAGCCAGAACAGGTAAATTAGATTTCCTCAAATTTT ACTTCTACAATGACTTGGAGGACTATCCAAATAGTACTTTCCTTTATGATGAGGATTATAACGATGAAGTCTGCGACACAACCAGCGTTGTTGAATTTGCCTCTGTCGTGACACCTGCCTTCTTCTCTATGGTGATTACTCTGAGTCTGGCTGGCAACATCCTGGTCCTTGTCATCCTGGCCAAGTATGAGAACCTCAAGTCTCTCACGAACATCTTTATCCTGAATCTGGCAATATCTGACCTGGTGTTTACCTTTGGCCTGCCCTTCTGGGCATCGTACCACATCTGGGGCTGGACTTTTGGCTGGATCCTCTGCAAGACCGTCAACTTTGTCTTCTACACAGGGTTCTACAGCAGCATTTTGTTCCTGACCGTCATGACCTTCCACCGCTACCTGGCTGTGGTATACCCTCTGTCCGACCATGGCTCCCAGAGGGGCTGCTATGGAGTCACGGTCTCCCTTGTCATCTGGATGGTCAGTTTTGGGGTGGCCGTCCCAGCTCTGATCTTCAGCTCTGTCCAGAATCACGTCCACGACAAAGGCTACCGTTTGTATTGTGAATACAATGATCTGAATTGGAGGAATGTGAGCAGTTACCAACAGATGGTCTTCTTTTTGGGTGCTTTTATGGTGATGGGTTTCTGCTATATAATGATTTTGAAAACAGTCTTCAGGTCAAGGTCACACATGCGAACTAGAACGGTGAAGCTGATTTTCAGTATAGTGGCAGTGTTCTTCTTAGGCTGGGCACCCTACAATGTGGTGATATTGCTGATGTTGTTAACAAAGAATAATACTTGTGATAGCAACAAAATACTTGACTATGGGCTCTCTGTGTGTCGACTTATTGCTTTCTCTCACTGCTGTCTTAATCCTGTCTTCTATGCATTTGTTGGGACTAAGTTCAGAAAACACTTGCAGAGTATTCTGCAGAAATGTTTCCATCGCAGAAGCACCATGGAGGCACAACAGAACAGACCAGCCATCATTCCCTCGATGGGATCAATGTACTAG
- the xcr1a.1 gene encoding chemokine XC receptor 1 isoform X4, which produces MAARTGKLDFLKFYFYNDLEDYPNSTFLYDEDYNDEVCDTTSVVEFASVVTPAFFSMVITLSLAGNILVLVILAKYENLKSLTNIFILNLAISDLVFTFGLPFWASYHIWGWTFGWILCKTVNFVFYTGFYSSILFLTVMTFHRYLAVVYPLSDHGSQRGCYGVTVSLVIWMVSFGVAVPALIFSSVQNHVHDKGYRLYCEYNDLNWRNFRKHLQSILQKCFHRRSTMEAQQNRPAIIPSMGSMY; this is translated from the exons ATGGCAGCCAGAACAGGTAAATTAGATTTCCTCAAATTTT ACTTCTACAATGACTTGGAGGACTATCCAAATAGTACTTTCCTTTATGATGAGGATTATAACGATGAAGTCTGCGACACAACCAGCGTTGTTGAATTTGCCTCTGTCGTGACACCTGCCTTCTTCTCTATGGTGATTACTCTGAGTCTGGCTGGCAACATCCTGGTCCTTGTCATCCTGGCCAAGTATGAGAACCTCAAGTCTCTCACGAACATCTTTATCCTGAATCTGGCAATATCTGACCTGGTGTTTACCTTTGGCCTGCCCTTCTGGGCATCGTACCACATCTGGGGCTGGACTTTTGGCTGGATCCTCTGCAAGACCGTCAACTTTGTCTTCTACACAGGGTTCTACAGCAGCATTTTGTTCCTGACCGTCATGACCTTCCACCGCTACCTGGCTGTGGTATACCCTCTGTCCGACCATGGCTCCCAGAGGGGCTGCTATGGAGTCACGGTCTCCCTTGTCATCTGGATGGTCAGTTTTGGGGTGGCCGTCCCAGCTCTGATCTTCAGCTCTGTCCAGAATCACGTCCACGACAAAGGCTACCGTTTGTATTGTGAATACAATGATCTGAATTGGAGGAAT TTCAGAAAACACTTGCAGAGTATTCTGCAGAAATGTTTCCATCGCAGAAGCACCATGGAGGCACAACAGAACAGACCAGCCATCATTCCCTCGATGGGATCAATGTACTAG
- the xcr1a.1 gene encoding chemokine XC receptor 1 isoform X2 translates to MAARTDFYNDLEDYPNSTFLYDEDYNDEVCDTTSVVEFASVVTPAFFSMVITLSLAGNILVLVILAKYENLKSLTNIFILNLAISDLVFTFGLPFWASYHIWGWTFGWILCKTVNFVFYTGFYSSILFLTVMTFHRYLAVVYPLSDHGSQRGCYGVTVSLVIWMVSFGVAVPALIFSSVQNHVHDKGYRLYCEYNDLNWRNVSSYQQMVFFLGAFMVMGFCYIMILKTVFRSRSHMRTRTVKLIFSIVAVFFLGWAPYNVVILLMLLTKNNTCDSNKILDYGLSVCRLIAFSHCCLNPVFYAFVGTKFRKHLQSILQKCFHRRSTMEAQQNRPAIIPSMGSMY, encoded by the exons ATGGCAGCCAGAACAG ACTTCTACAATGACTTGGAGGACTATCCAAATAGTACTTTCCTTTATGATGAGGATTATAACGATGAAGTCTGCGACACAACCAGCGTTGTTGAATTTGCCTCTGTCGTGACACCTGCCTTCTTCTCTATGGTGATTACTCTGAGTCTGGCTGGCAACATCCTGGTCCTTGTCATCCTGGCCAAGTATGAGAACCTCAAGTCTCTCACGAACATCTTTATCCTGAATCTGGCAATATCTGACCTGGTGTTTACCTTTGGCCTGCCCTTCTGGGCATCGTACCACATCTGGGGCTGGACTTTTGGCTGGATCCTCTGCAAGACCGTCAACTTTGTCTTCTACACAGGGTTCTACAGCAGCATTTTGTTCCTGACCGTCATGACCTTCCACCGCTACCTGGCTGTGGTATACCCTCTGTCCGACCATGGCTCCCAGAGGGGCTGCTATGGAGTCACGGTCTCCCTTGTCATCTGGATGGTCAGTTTTGGGGTGGCCGTCCCAGCTCTGATCTTCAGCTCTGTCCAGAATCACGTCCACGACAAAGGCTACCGTTTGTATTGTGAATACAATGATCTGAATTGGAGGAATGTGAGCAGTTACCAACAGATGGTCTTCTTTTTGGGTGCTTTTATGGTGATGGGTTTCTGCTATATAATGATTTTGAAAACAGTCTTCAGGTCAAGGTCACACATGCGAACTAGAACGGTGAAGCTGATTTTCAGTATAGTGGCAGTGTTCTTCTTAGGCTGGGCACCCTACAATGTGGTGATATTGCTGATGTTGTTAACAAAGAATAATACTTGTGATAGCAACAAAATACTTGACTATGGGCTCTCTGTGTGTCGACTTATTGCTTTCTCTCACTGCTGTCTTAATCCTGTCTTCTATGCATTTGTTGGGACTAAGTTCAGAAAACACTTGCAGAGTATTCTGCAGAAATGTTTCCATCGCAGAAGCACCATGGAGGCACAACAGAACAGACCAGCCATCATTCCCTCGATGGGATCAATGTACTAG
- the pdzk1ip1 gene encoding PDZK1-interacting protein 1 produces MGRATVILWLMMTAGVVTAQTGEVVRALPQWLTGIIALSVFLFLVFVTFLVNKAWCQDRRPETKAHDFEKTTNYANTNGEHNDIHLDMVRSIENEVVYENAALDGFEDKVTSM; encoded by the exons ATGGGGAGAGCGACAGTGATTCTTTGGCTGATGATGACTGCAGGAGTAGTCACAGCTCAAACAG GTGAGGTGGTCAGGGCGTTGCCCCAGTGGCTGACCGGCATCATAGCGTTGTCCGTCTTCCTGTTCCTGGTCTTCGTGACCTTCCTGGTGAACAAGGCCTGGTGTCAGGACAGGAG GCCAGAAACCAAAGCACATGACTTTGAGAAGACCACTAACTACGCCAACACCAATGGAGAACACAATGACATTCACCTGGATATGGTCAG GAGCATAGAAAATGAGGTTGTGTATGAAAACGCAGCCCTTGATGGCTTTGAGGACAAAGTCACTTCCATGTGA
- the tal1 gene encoding T-cell acute lymphocytic leukemia protein 1 homolog, translated as MMEKLKPEFGQLSPLGKECKSPQQHDSRTTSIAGRATEEGGEAGGETQENTTSASQDSSERKHVPGEQCNGTTLINCVTKETAYHSELKKEVPVIELARRGGPVGIKARELTTDGNQKVQTTELRRPPIPLPLPPQDPLSETRMVQLSPPAFPLPARAMLYSNFSQPLVTMASGYAGETEQYGMYPSHGIKRRPAPYEIEINDGNGSQPKIVRRIFTNSRERWRQQNVNGAFAELRKLIPTHPPDKKLSKNEILRLAMKYINFLAKLLDDQDGVVGGDDSVVGARAREGREETLVREDILQGMMSPGNSSCGSLLDGDGSPESYTEDQDSSVESRMTRSILHKSGLHMDEHNQR; from the exons ATGATGGAAAAACTAAAACCAGAGTTTGGGCAGCTGAGTCCATTGGGAAAAGAGTGCAAGTCGCCACAACAGCACGACAGTCGGACTACTTCCATAGCAGGTCGTGCCACTGAGGAGGGGGGCGAGGCTGGTGGTGAGACACAGGAAAACACGACGTCGGCTTCGCAGGATTCTTCTGAGAGGAAGCATGTCCCAGGGGAGCAATGCAACGGGACTACCCTCATTAATTGCGTTACCAAGGAAACGGCGTACCACAGCGAGCTAAAAAAGGAAGTACCGGTTATCGAATTGGCCAGGAGAGGAGGGCCTGTCGGTATAAAAGCTAGGGAGCTGACCACCGACGGCAATCAAAAGGTACAGACAACCGAACTGCGCAGACCGCCTATACCCCTGCCACTGCCTCCCCAGGACCCGTTGAGCGAAACTCGAATGGTGCAGTTGAGCCCACCCGCATTTCCTCTGCCCGCACGTGCGATGCTGTACAGTAACTTTTCACAACCGCTCGTCACCATGGCTAG TGGATACGCTGGCGAGACCGAACAGTACGGCATGTATCCCAGCCATGGGATCAAACGACGACCAGCGCCTTATGAGATTGAAATCAACGATGGCAATG GCTCACAGCCCAAAATCGTGCGCCGCATCTTCACCAACAGCCGGGAGCGCTGGCGCCAGCAGAACGTTAACGGGGCCTTTGCCGAGCTCCGCAAGCTCATCCCTACTCACCCACCGGACAAGAAGCTCAGCAAGAACGAGATCCTGCGACTGGCCATGAAGTACATAAACTTCCTGGCCAAGCTCCTGGATGACCAGGATGGTGTGGTGGGGGGAGACGACAGCGTGGTTGGGGCACGGGCCCGCGAGGGCCGAGAGGAGACCCTGGTACGAGAAGACATCCTCCAGGGGATGATGTCGCCAGGCAACTCCAGCTGCGGAAGTCTGCTAGACGGCGACGGGAGTCCGGAGAGTTATACCGAGGACCAGGACTCGTCTGTGGAGTCTCGAATGACCAGGAGCATCCTTCATAAATCTGGACTCCATATGGACGAACACAACCAAAGATGA
- the xcr1a.1 gene encoding chemokine XC receptor 1 isoform X3, producing the protein MAARTGKLDFLKFYFYNDLEDYPNSTFLYDEDYNDEVCDTTSVVEFASVVTPAFFSMVITLSLAGNILVLVILAKYENLKSLTNIFILNLAISDLVFTFGLPFWASYHIWGWTFGWILCKTVNFVFYTGFYSSILFLTVMTFHRYLAVVYPLSDHGSQRGCYGVTVSLVIWMVSFGVAVPALIFSSVQNHVHDKGYRLYCEYNDLNWRNKTLAEYSAEMFPSQKHHGGTTEQTSHHSLDGINVLVVPEVSEQHEVNRRFICFRASAGILLPPTVPTKGTN; encoded by the exons ATGGCAGCCAGAACAGGTAAATTAGATTTCCTCAAATTTT ACTTCTACAATGACTTGGAGGACTATCCAAATAGTACTTTCCTTTATGATGAGGATTATAACGATGAAGTCTGCGACACAACCAGCGTTGTTGAATTTGCCTCTGTCGTGACACCTGCCTTCTTCTCTATGGTGATTACTCTGAGTCTGGCTGGCAACATCCTGGTCCTTGTCATCCTGGCCAAGTATGAGAACCTCAAGTCTCTCACGAACATCTTTATCCTGAATCTGGCAATATCTGACCTGGTGTTTACCTTTGGCCTGCCCTTCTGGGCATCGTACCACATCTGGGGCTGGACTTTTGGCTGGATCCTCTGCAAGACCGTCAACTTTGTCTTCTACACAGGGTTCTACAGCAGCATTTTGTTCCTGACCGTCATGACCTTCCACCGCTACCTGGCTGTGGTATACCCTCTGTCCGACCATGGCTCCCAGAGGGGCTGCTATGGAGTCACGGTCTCCCTTGTCATCTGGATGGTCAGTTTTGGGGTGGCCGTCCCAGCTCTGATCTTCAGCTCTGTCCAGAATCACGTCCACGACAAAGGCTACCGTTTGTATTGTGAATACAATGATCTGAATTGGAGGAAT AAAACACTTGCAGAGTATTCTGCAGAAATGTTTCCATCGCAGAAGCACCATGGAGGCACAACAGAACAGACCAGCCATCATTCCCTCGATGGGATCAATGTACTAGTGGTTCCTGAAGTTTCAGAGCAGCATGAAGTGAACAG ACGCTTCATCTGTTTCCGAGCTTCAGCTGGGATTCTACTGCCCCCTACTGTGCCAACGAAGGGAACAAATTAG